The sequence TGCatgcatttctttattattaacaaGCGTCACGTCCAGTTCTACTCCTGTTGATGTCCATCCACATCGGGTCCTTTCATTCCTCCTTTGCGTTGACTCTGGATGAAGTCCTGTGTGAACGCAGCAGAACAGGGTTGAATCCATCTGTACAGAGAGCAGTGAACGCCTCTCTGGTTCTGCagtcgtgatgcgttcaggacCCTCAGCAAATACTCAGCCTGGATGACCCAAAGgggctgcaggtgtgtgagcTTGGAGCTCAGTGGAGGTTAACAtgagagctgagaggaagctgcacagcctggaggccctgctgctcttcctcctggtGTGCTGATGAAGGGAGTCTCTGGAGACACTGATCCATCTCttctgttgtcttcttcttctctcctcagatTGAAATGATCAGCTGAGTGCTGATGATCCAGAGAGCGTCTGGGGACTGGGactgctccaccacctccacctggatTTAGTCACACAGCAGAAGACTTTTaaaagaccagaagaagaagatgtccaagacacaacaacatgtgtaCTAATCAAACAAACACCAGTCAgtgtccattttattttgaaggtcatcTCCGGAAGTCCCTGTTTTAACATCGGTGAATTGAAGCCGACTAACCTGCACGGCTCTGTGCACGAGCCTGGAGTGTGTGTCACCTTTATGATCCAACacgcatgtttttattttctgcagaaATATTAATCCAATATTCATTTACAATGCCGTTTATAAAGCTCATTATAATATCATATTTGAGCAATTGTGAGAAAAATTAAAAGAGattcaaataaacacttttttaatgaataattctCAAATAATTCTAAATCCTAATggaaatattatacttttttatttgtaataattataatttatatattatattattagatatattattaatttatatgaattaattgattaattataagaagaaaataaaatccaGACAGCGATGTGGAGGTTATGatcttaaaatgaatgaataataacattttaaccTGACTGCACTGCACAAAGTTATACTTTAAACTCTAAAATGTTATAGGTTAAATCCATTAAAAGTagtacatcatcatcatttgtTATGATCAGATGATGAAATGGAAGAAGAGCTGTTGTTATTCTGGAGCTTCAAATACAAATTACACATCAAATACTCTGTTagttaatgatgatgataatactaatactgtatAATTAGTAAATCATTCagtctgtgttcacctgctgaaGTTATTTAAATTTGATCTTCATTTTAAGGAATTTAAtcagtttaaatgtttcattcatttcttttatttaattgggGAATCAGCAGCTGGTTGGTGAACGTGTGAGTGCAGAAGGGAATTCTGGGTGTGATGAACGagtgaaaacacattcattatcattgactttttacttttgttctgtgcagatattcatgttccccagaggatgaaccccactACTGTTGGTCAtcctttgtcttttcctttactGCTACCATGACGTTCACTTTTTAGGTCTCCATcgaaatatctcaacaaatatTGGATAAATTGTATTCAAAGTTTTGTCCCGAAATTCACGTTCCCCAGAGCATGAACCCCACTAATGTTGGTCAtcctttgtcttttcctttactGCTACCATTATGTTAACTATGTAGGTCTCCATCGAAATATCTTTACAAATAATGCATGAATTGTCATAAAGTTTTGTCTCGAAATTcacgttccccagaggatgaaccccactAATGTTGGTCAtcctttgtcttttcctttactGCTACCATTATGTTAACTATGTAGGTCTCCATCGAAATATCTTTACAAATAATGCATGAATTGTCATAAAGTTTTGTCTCGAAATGcacgttccccagaggatgaaccccactAATGTTAGTGATCCTCTTACTTTTCCTATAGTGCTACCATGACGTTAACGTTTTGGATATCAAAATATCTAAACAAGTATTGGTTGTGTCGCCATAAagttttgtacagacattcatgttccccagaggatgaatcccaatGATGGTAATCGTTTGTTCTTTCCTTTAGTGCTACCATTATGTTAACATTTTATCTCTATCAAAATGTGCAAGACATTTTGGATGAATTGTCATGTTTTGTCCagatattcatgttccccagaggatgaattccACTAATgctggtgatcctctgacttttcctttcCATGATGTCAAATGTTTACGCCAAAATTGAACTATTTCAATAAAGTTCCTCAGAGGATTAATTCCAATAATTTTGGAGATCCACAAGCATCGACTGCAGGTCAAAGGTTTCATGTTCTGCATGTTGGCATATCATTTTGTACCGATTTTCATGTTCCCCAGATGATGTCTTTATGCTGATTTTGGCGCTCTTCAGACTTTTCCTTTTGGGCCggaatgactgtgtgtgtcacacGGCCATGACAACAAAGGGGGATACACACAAGTAGTAGCTAACAGAGTGTTTTATTTAACCTAGGTAGCataaacataacttaggtagaaTAAccagtggtggaggtgagtgcatGCGTGGGAAGTGTGATATGTTGTGTAGTGTCGGGTCAAACCAGACTCCCCTACAGACAGCCAAACGGGGTCTCGGGACGGCGAGCGAGAGCTCCTGAGACCAGAAGGTCCTTTAAATGCAGCACTGGTACACAAGGCCcaggtgttgccagtgctgctgattaCCTCAGGTGTTTCCACTCATTGGCCACGCCCATCTGCAGTGTTGCAGGGCCCAGATCAAGGCAAGAGCCTCCTTCTCAATAACGGAATAATTTAACTGATACCGGTTGAATTGTTGTGCTCCGTCAACTCCCTGTAATGTGCCCTTTTGGACAAGGGCACCTGCCAGTAACCCTTCAGCAGATCAAATGTGCTGCCATACAACCCGGTCTATGCAATCATCCATACGAGGCAACGGAAAAGGCTGCTTTGTCACTTTATTGACTTCGAAACCTGAACAGAACCTGGGTGTCTTGTCACGTTTAGGCACCAACCAACATGGAGAAGCCCAGCTTGATGACGAAGGCACAGCAATGTCATTATCAACCATGTACTCTACCTCGGCCTCCAAATATTTGCTTCTCAGGAGAAACTCTGTAAAAATGCTGACGCATCACTTACGTCCACGTCGTGCTCAATCGGTGCTGGACGGCACATCCCCAAACAAACGTGGATAAAATCAGCTCTTCAAATTGCATGTCTGGCAAATGGCCGAACAACCGTCCTAACCTTTTGAGGGTCTCTGACCAGACAGCAACCCCTTGTCAGGTTCGAGAACAGCGTCTCCCAAAGTCGACCGAAAGCACATCCACTGTACCGGCCGCCAACACCGGACTGCCTGCCATTACTTCCTGCTGCACCCCACCAGGCGCACCAGCACAGTGAGCATAATCGGGTTCAAGCAAGTTGACATGGAACAATTTCACAGGCTTTCTGCCACCAGGAGTTGAAATCAAATAGTTCTTGTCCGAGATGCGTTTAACCACTGTATACGGACCAGAATACTGGAAGGGTGAACTCACCAACGGGCAAAGCGCCAACACTTGATCACCGGCACTAAACTCACGCATGACAGCCTTTGGAGAATTTGGGTTATACAACAATAATTCATGTTCATCTCTTGCCCCGGTGTCCACCTGTGTGTCCGACTGCATGCTGCATGTAAACCTGAACCATCTTCTGCCTGGATGCAAAATTAACTCGTAGCAAAATACGTCAGTGTTTAATTTGGATGTGAAACAAGAGTCGCAACTAAAATGTCAAGATTTTATTCACAATCAAACATTCATGAAAAAAGTGCATTCATAAATTCGAGAGGTTTATGACATTAGATGATCAATAGTTCTGTGGAGCAGATTTTGAGCCTTCGTAGCACAAAAAAGGCAGTTTGGCGTTCGATTCCTTTGATATACGTCGATTGTTTATGGATTATCTTCCATTCTTCTGTTCCCACGGCTTTACGGTCTTCTTCAGACGCCTTTGTACTCACAGGGACAGTAGCTGGAGAACAGTGGCTGAGCTGGGATCCCACGCCTTGATATGAAAAGATAGAAAGATTATTAATCCATTCGTATTGAATTAGAAGCCTttaacaggagtgtgtgtgtgtgatgatgcagAGACTGTCTCCATCAAACAGACCAATTGCAGTCATCGATCCCCTTTgctgtggatatatatatatatttatatatatatattttaatttatataaagtatatattaaatatatatataaatatatacacacacatatcgtAATTAAATTAGGTATTTTATCGTATTTATCTGTGATTTTCTGAAAGCTAAATATTGTAATAAGATCCCTTAATTCTGCTGCCGAcggtgtgaatatatatttcttctttgttcttgcACGTGGCCAAATGTGTAGTAAATGTAAGTTATGTTGGCGATTCGAGGCCTTCCAATGTATTGAAAGGGCATTAAAATGGAATTAATTTGAACCTAAGAATTTCTCCATGTAGCTCGTTATCGTTCCCGGTGTGTATGTTTTTCCGGCTTAGACCCACAGACACTGATTAAGACGAGAGTCGCTCAAACAGACGCCACTTACGCCACCATGCGACAGCGGTGCACGGACAGTCTGTTGAAGGCGTCGTTGATGTCCGTCACGTCCGCGGCGCTCCACAGACGCTCTGCCACGGCGCTGGCACGAGGCCTGGAAAGGAAGGGACATCATCAGCATGGAGTCATCGTACGCGTCGTGGACCACCAGACATATTTAATTATGAAACAACGTACCAGAGACGGGGAGTCAGGTTGGTGGCGTCCACGTACTCCCCCCACAAACAGGCTTCGCCACCAATCACAAGCTTCTTTTGTTCTTCAGTTCCtgttttgaaatatatttaatgagGCCAGGCAGCCCGAGCAACATCCAGGGaataaatgaatttaaaaaaatatacatatatatatccgtaataaaatatatatatatatatatatatatatatatttattttcatttatataaagtatatattaaatatatatatatataaatatatacacacacatattgtaatTAAATTAGGTATTTTATCGTATTTATCTGTGATTTTCTGAAAGCTAAATATTGTAATAATTTCCCTTCATTCAACAGGCTTACACACATCAGCACAGGAGTGACGGACAACTTCACGACGTTTCAGATGCGTGTCAAGAGTCAAACAATACGATAATAAAACACGAGTCGGGAGCAATGAAACCATCTTGTGGAGGAAGGTAAAGGCCTAACACCCGTAATTAAAATACTAGGGTTGGAAAGCAATGTTGCATAAAGCAAATTACCAGTCAtaaagtgtgtgggggggggggggtctttgcCAATTTCAAATCAACCATGCAGACGAACCCTTGAAGTCCTGCGGGTCGGCCCTGTAATGGCCCTGCCAGTCCTGGCCGTAGGAGATACGGTTCAGGTACCAGGGAGTGGACAGCAGGGTCTGGAACCCTGCCGACGTAACGTTTGCCATCTCACTCTGGTATtgctccttgtttcctttccaaaCGTGGATAAGTGTGTCTGGCTTCAGctacacagcacacacacacacacacacacacacacacacacacacacacacacacacacacacgggtcagcaagacgaagaagagggagTGGAGGGACGAAGACGTCCGAGCATTTCTATTATTTCTTGGGATTTTACTTCTGTTTTGCAGAACATGGAAATCAAACAAAGGTTCAGTCCACTCGTCTCGGTCCAGGTTTATGGAGGACCGAACCTGCCTTGCCCCCCCACGTCTGttggatttgaacccgggacacCGAAGACGAGGCGTCCACGTCAttcactcatcatcatcatcatcatcatcatcatcatcatcatctccgtTCAGTTTATTGGGTCATGAACTACACCTCCCCACGAACCAGCTGCCgcctcccatcactcccatcactcccatcactcccatcactcccatcactcccatcacacccatcacacccatcactcccatcacacccatcactcccatcactctatcactcccatcactcccatcactcccatcacacccatcacacccatcactcccatcactcccatcacacccatcactccatcactcccatcacacccatcactcccatcactccatcactccatcactcccatcacacccatcacacccatcactcccatcactcccatcacacccatcactcccatcactcccatcactcccatcacacccatcactcccatcactcccatcacacccatcactccatcactccatcacacccatcactccatcactcccatcactcccatcacacccatcactccatcactcccatcactcccatcacacccatcactccatcacacccatcactcccaCTCCtctgtcactgttaaatgtgcGGACTACTGTCCTGACAACTGAATTATAACGTATTATGAATATAGCAGCCAGCCCTgtaattttcacatttattatttgtaaaaaatacagtttgtcactgttaaatgtacaaTTCACTGGGCTCTTGACGTAAATATACTGGGAGATAAATTTAAAACACTGTAATTTTTGCATTtattctttgtaaaaaataaatgttgtcactgtttcaacacaaacacaaacacaaatgtaaccaacaaacaatacaaaacaataaattatatttgcaaactcTTCTTCTCATTCGAAGCAGTGGAGGTAATCGTGCATATGATGGGTGCCCCGTACATAAGTTCTCCTTGTTTTGcatgtacacatgacatgtaCAGTTTCACCGTTTAAGATTCCTTCAAACCACACTTTCTCTTGATTTGACCGACATACAGAgaaagacagtgagagagactgacagacaaacagacaggcagagagacagacaggcagagacagacagagagacaagcaCAAACGAGCACTACATGTTTTGAATCACCTACAGTCAAAttcacaagacaccctccattttaaagGCCTCCAAAGCCaagagctgaacccagaaaagagtCCTGAGGAAAGTACCGTCAATTATAACGGTGAACGTGAGGCCTTTGGCGAATAAGACCAACGAACTCGGCGCGCTGTAAAGTCTGAGGGGCTTCCGTACGTGTAGCCTCATGCGTTACGCGGACTTTCCGGATCACAGTGCGTCGATGCCCGGCTTCAGGCCTGTTCGGGCGGACAGAGACGCTATACAGAGCGGTAAGAGGAGAGGTGGCGGGATTGCAGTGTATGTGAACAAGAGGTGGTGCAATCccgaccatgtgtgtgtgtgtgaaggagccCCAACATTGAACTGTTAGCCGTGGGGATGCGTCTGTGTTATTTGCCTAGCGAGTTCACGTCCGCCATTATTGTCGCTGTTTAAGTGCCACCATCAACCTCTACAACCTGAGCCTGAGACAGGAGGAAGTCCCGGTGCTGTGGAAGACGTCGTGCCTGGTCCCTGTTCCAAAGAAGTCAACTGCATCTGACCTCAAGGACTTCCGACCAGTTGCCCtcacatcccatgtgatgaaggtgctggagaggctggtcttggttCACCCTCTGCAGTTTTCTTATGAGCCTtgtgtgggagtggacgacgccatcatctacctgctgcaacaagctcagtcgcacctggatggaaccggtggctctgtgagaatcactttcttagacttctccagtgcattcaacaccatccaaccactgctgctgattgAGAAGCTGCGGGTTGTGGGGTTCAACGCGTCCACTGTCTCCTgcatcactgactacctcacaggttgaccacagtatgtccgactgggccgtgtgctggctgtcagtgatgttggagccccacagggaactgttcagtctcccttcctgttcaccctgtacaccagtgacttccagtacagctcggggtcatgccatctgcagaagtactctgatgactctgcagtggtcgggtgtattaaggatggacaggaggaggagtacagggcagaaacggatgactttgtggagcgggccggtagaaatcacctgcttctgaacgtggccaagaccagacaGATGGTGGtagacttcaggaggaagacgacggctccacaaccgctgagagttctgggagaggatgtgaacatgatggaggaggatgtggacatggagaaggaggatgtggacatggtagaggaggatgtggacatggtggaggaggatgtggacatggtggaggagtaggtggacatggtggaggaggatgtggacatggagaaggaggatgtggacatggtagaggaggatgtggacatggagaaggaggatgtggacatggtggaggaggaggatgtggacatggtggaggagtaggtggacatggtggagcaggatgtggacatggtggaggaggatgtggacatggagaaggaggatgtggacatggtggaggaggatgtggacatggtggaggaggatgtggacatggtggaggagtaggtggacatggtggaggagtaggtggacatggaggaggagtacaggttcctgggtgtctccatcgacaacagactgaactggaaggccaacatcaatgctgtgtacaagaaggggatgagtcaactctttttcttgaggaaactttgatccttcgatgtgggcagcaagatgttggagatgttctaccagtctgttggaccagtgctctgagatgttggagatgttctaccagtctgttgtggccagtgctctggacttctccatagtctgctgggggagcagcattggagccggagacactaacagactcactaaactggtgaggaaggcccgctccatcattggctgcaaacaggactataaggaacaggtggtggagaggaggatactgaagaaattattgtccatattggataacccggaccaccctctccacctactgcagggacagcggagcacattctccaacagactgcttcagcgcccctggaatgttctcctgtatctggaatgttctcctgtatctggaatgttctcccgtaactacaggagaacattcctgatacaggagaacattccagatacaggagaacatttcctgccaactgcttttagactttataataatcacctctggccagatcctcctcaaattgaacaacatcaataaaccttgcaccgctttcactttatatgcacttagatacactgtatataattacatttttatttattttgttcatttcctttattattttaattcttaaatgtaatatgtactgccctgctattttattgtattgtattgtattgtattgtaaacTAAGATCTactagagaaggaaacacagcacagagacagacagaccgtcaagcagacagacacagagatcaAAGGAGAGAGGACCAGGTGGCGGTGATCAAAccaacaacaatacaaacaaaaacaacaacatcggAGGTTGAACTGTTGAACCCATTTTAGCGCCACTTCTCCGGACTTTGTGCAGCTACAGCACGTCTTCTTCAGTGATTCTCGAGACGCCATTGAAGGATCGACAGCCGGACCGCTGGGAACATGACGTCTCTTCTTGAGGTAAGAATGCCAACATAATGCATTAGTCAGAGTAAAAGCTGTTGAACGGTCGACGTTAGTGACACCTTCTATGTGAGGTTAACCTCTCCTTAAGGGGTTGAGCTAACCTTATGTTAGCTAGCGGTTAGCTACATGAGGCATGGTTGTCTGCAGTTCTGTGTCGCCTTGGACGTCAAGAGTAAGTTAACTTAGCTGTCTAATACTTGAGTGTGTTCACGTTTCTTTAACATCGTCGATGTAACGGAGGTTATAGGTTTCTGTGTTGAacgagctaacattagcttactTTACCACAGGTTAGCTAAGGCAATGTTTAGTTAAAGCTAGCGTTATAGGTTAGGTTAATTAACGTTACTGTGGACACCGAGGGGTGCGACAAACTTCATCTAATAACCACGTTTTTATTGAAGTGCTTTGACGCCGGTCCCAAGCAGACATGTGTAACGTTAGATATGGAGCTTTAAAACTCATTTATACCGGAGCGTCACGTGGACAGCAGTCCGGACAGTCACGTTAACAGACGTGTCTGTCCGGACATGTTCAGACATGTCTGTTAACCTGGCTGTCCGGACTGCTGTTCACGTGACCGCTTACAACTGCGCTGTGGAGTTATATGAACGCCAGTGtgaagacacaaaacagctaacagctcaatgtttaaatgtatgtacaGATAATTAAGAATACTTACTtttatcttgtaaaatgtaattaatttgctCCTGCCACCTGTCAGACATTGT is a genomic window of Cyclopterus lumpus isolate fCycLum1 chromosome 12, fCycLum1.pri, whole genome shotgun sequence containing:
- the LOC117740144 gene encoding beta-hexosaminidase subunit beta-like; amino-acid sequence: MANVTSAGFQTLLSTPWYLNRISYGQDWQGHYRADPQDFKGTEEQKKLVIGGEACLWGEYVDATNLTPRLWPRASAVAERLWSAADVTDINDAFNRLSVHRCRMVARGIPAQPLFSSYCPCEYKGV